The DNA region GTACGCCAACACCCACGAGGAGACCCAGCAGACGGCCAACCAGGTCGCGCAGAACATCGCCTCGGGCGTCACCAGCCTGCCCGGCTTCTGAGCCGTACCCCGACCGCACCGACCACGGGTCCTTCACGACCCGACCGACCGACCCTACGAGCCATCGAAGGAGCCTCCCCCATGGCCACGTACACCGTCCAGATGGAGCAGGTCGACGTCATCGTCGGCGAGATGAACGCCATCACCCAGCGCATCAACCAGGCGCTGTCCGACCTGGACAACCAGGCGAAGATCAACCTCAGCGAGTGGACCAGCGACGCGCAGGCCACCTACGCCCAGGTCAAGGCGCAGTGGGACGCCGCCGCCGCGGACATGACGCAGAAGGCCGCCCTGGCCACCCAGCAGCTCGGGAGCATCAACGAGTACTACTCCCAGGGCGAGCGCGCGGGCGTCCAGCTCTGGGGCTGACCCGCCATGACCTACGGAACCCTCGACGGCACCCTTCCGCCGCCGCCCCCGAAGCCGAAGCACGACCTCCAGCAGTACGACGGCGGCACCACGCTGCCGCCCGGGCAGGGGACGTACAGCAACGACACCCCGTTCAGCCCGCCGGGGGTGCCCGGCGGCAAGGGCGGCGGCAAGGGCACGACGGTGGACACCCCGTCCATGAAGCTGTTCGCCGACAACATGGACAAGCTCATCGCGCCCACGCAGGCGGCGGCGAAGAAGCTGGACACGGTCAACGCCGCGCCCGGCGCCTTCTACCACGCCGACCAGATCCGGACGAAGGTCAACGGACTCAACGCCGACGACGGGCTCAAGGCCCAGTACGGCAAGGTGCTCGCGGACCTGGTGCAGGGGCTCGGCGACCTCCGGGACGGCGTCAGGGAGCTGGCGTCGCGCTACGCCACCCTGGAGGACGCGAACAAGATGACGGCCACCGACCTGGAGAAGGCGATGCAGTCGGCGAACGGCGACTTCTCCGTTCTGCTGACCGACTCCGGCGGGACGCCGCCGGCCACCGGCGCGTGACCGCCCGGTCGGCGGGGCGGCCCGGACCACCCGGGCGCCCCGCCGACCGGAACCGGCGGGCCGGCGGCCCGCCCGGGACGCACCGGCGACCGGCCGGCGACCGGCCGGCGGTGTACCAGCGGCGGACTAGCGGCGGACCAGCGGCGGACCAGCGGCGCACAGCGACGGCGCAACGACGGGGCGACGACGGAGGACTTGCTCACATGGGCACCGACTACGACAGCAACGGATTCAAGCAGGGCGACGACGGCGCGATCTACGGTGACCCGACGGCCACCGGCTCCATCTCCGACTACGACAGTTGGGACTGGAAGCAGATCGAGGCCGCGATCCGCGGCATGTCGGCCGGCACCAGCGACGCCGACAACCTCGACCACGCCGCGTCCGTCGCCTCGCCGCAGAGCCTCCAGGACGCCGCCAACGTCTTCTACCACGTCCAGGTGGTGCTGTCGGGCGTCGCACAGGCCCTCCACGACCAGGCCAAGGCGCTGGCCGGCAGCGACGGCCCGTGGAAGGGCGACGCCGCCGACGCCTTCTACGACATGATGGACACCTTCTCCAAACAGGTCGCCGCGACCTCCGACGTGCTGTCCGGCGGCAAGTCCGCGGACGGCGGCACCGGTTCGGGGAACTCCGTCCCGCAGCAGCTGGCGGACAACGCCGTCAACCTGCAGAACGCGCAGAACAAGATCGGCGAGATCGACGCCTGGTACGCCCACCAGGCCACGCTGATGGGCGTCACGCCGATGAGCAACGGCCTGATCCCGGTGAGCAAGAAGCCCGAGATCGTCAAGATGCTCAACCACGACATGCGGCAGGTGCTGAAGAACCTGGCCGCGGACTACCAGGTCACCGTCGACTCGGTGCGCCCGCCGGGCAGCATCACCGGCCCGTCCACCACCGACCAGCCGCCGGTCGACCAGCCGCCGCCGGACGACACCTCGGGCCAGTACCAGGCCGGGGACATCACCCCGGCCGACGTCAGCCCCCTGGACTACAACGGCGGCGCGCTCGCCTCCCGGATGCCCGACGACGCGCTGAGCCCCACCGAGGGGTTCGACCCCGCCACGTACGCGGCGGCGAACCCGTACTCCGGCAGCCTGGACACCAACGGGCCCGGCTCGGGCCTCGGCGGCGACGGCGACGTCAGCGGCCTCGGGGGACTCGGTCCCGACGGCGGCCTCAGCCCGTTCAGCAGCACCATGTCCCCGGCCGCGCTGGACCGGATGCTCAACCCCGACGCGTTCAGCGGCGGCACCGGCGTCGACGGTCCCGGCGGCCTGGGCGACGACTCCGGCCTCGGCGGCCTGGGCGGCACGGACCCGCGCTCGCTCGCGCGGACCGCGGACCCGGCGCCCTTCGCCGGCGACACCGGTCTCGGCGGCGACGGCGGCCTCGGCGGCCTGCCGCTGACCACGCCCAACGCCTTCCGCGGCGGCACCGGCCTGGACGGCAACGGTCTGCTGCCCGAGTCCGACCTCGCCGAGGACCCCAGCACCTGGAAGGACGGCGTGGGTGCGGCCGACTTCCCCGGCGACACCGGCATCGGCGGCACCTCCGGCCTCGCCGACGACCTCGGACTCGGCGACGGCGCGGGCCTCGGCGGCCTGGGCGACACCAAGGGCTTCTCGCCGACCGCCTTCCCCGGCAGCACCTCGACCACCGGCGCGATCCCGGGCGCCGGCGACCTCGGCCTGGAGAGCGAGCTCCCCGGCTTCACCCCCTCCGCGTTCCCCGGCACCACCGGCCTGTCCGCGAACCCCGCGGGCCTGGCCGGCACCCCGGGCGGCGGCATGCCGTTCATGCCGGGGATGGGTGGTGCGGCGCAGTCGGCGCAGGGTGGGTCGGAGCGTAGTGATGCGTCCGGTTTGCTGGATCCGACGGCGGAGCCGTGGACGGGTGATGCGGCTACGGCGGGTGAGGGTCTGTTGCCTGCTGGTGGTGTTCCGGTGGGTGGCGGTGAGGGGCTGGATCTGCCGGGGTACGAGCCGTCGGAGTTCCCGGGGTCGGCCGAACTCGGCGCGCAGACCGGCGGTTTGGCGGGCAGCCCGGGTGGTGGGATGCCGTTCATGCCGGGGATGGGTGGTGCGGCGCAGTCGGCGCAGGGTGGGTCGGAGCGTAGTGATGCCTCCGGTTTGCTGGATCCGACTGCCGAGCCGTGGACGGGTGATGCGGCTACGGCGGGTGAGGGTCTGTTGCCTGCTGGTGGTGTTCCGGTGGGCGGTGAAGGGCTGGATCTGCCGGGGTATGAGCCGTCGCAGTTCCCGGGTACGGCCGAACTGGGCGCGCAGGCGGGCGGTTTGGCGGGCAGCTCGGGTAGTGGGATGCCGTTCATGCCCGGCATGGGTGGTGCGGCGCAGTCGGCCCCCGGTGGGTCGGAGCGTAGTGACGCCTCCGGTCTGCTGGACCCGACCGCCGAGCCCTGGACCGGCGAGGGCGAGCCCGCGTACGACGGCGAAGCGGCGGCCGGGACCGTACCCGGCGGGCAGGGGTCGCTCGATCTGCCCGGCGGCCTCCCCGAGGAGTCGGAAGCCGTCGCGGGCGGCGGCGTACCCGGCATGATGATGCCGGGCGCGGGCGGCCTCGGCGCGGGTGGCGCGGGCCGGGAGGAGGGCGTGGCCTCCGACGCGTCCGGGCTCCTGGCGCCCAGCGCGGAGCCGTGGACCGAGCCGGCCGCGCCGGACGCGGAGACGCCGGGCGCGACGCCGGCCGGAGCCGGGACGGACACGCTGTCCGGGTCGGTCGCCGGCGCGGAACCGGGCGTCGGGACGGGTGTGGCGCCGGCCGTCGCCGCCGCGCCGGGCGCGAGCGGCTTCGACGGCACCGGCGGCACCGGCGGCACCGACGGCACGGACGGCGGGTTCGCGGTGCCTGCCGACGCGGAGGCGCCCGCCGCGCCCGCCGCCACCCCGTTCATGCCGATGGGCGGGATGCCAGCCGCCGGCGGGTCCGGCCGCGGCGACGAGGACGACCGCGGCACGCTCGTGGAGCCGACCGCCGAGGAGTTCGCCGAGCCCGCGGCCCCCGAGGCGCTGGCCGCGGACGCGCTCGCGGCCGGCATCAGCGCCCCGGCCGCCGCGCAGGGCCCGGCCACGACGGGAGCCGCGGCAGCCGGGCAAGCCCCGGCCGCCGTCCCCGCCGCGCCGGAGTCCCGACTCCCCGCGCACGCCTCCTACGAGGAACCGGCCGGCGCGGAGCCCGCAAACGACCCGCTGGTCGTGCTGCGTCCGGCCGACGACGACCTGTCCGAGGACGACGCGGCGGCCTGGGGCGTGGCGGGCGCCTCGCTCGTACCGCTGCTGTGGGCCGCGCGCCCCGAGGAGGAGGGGGAGATCACCGCGCCCGGGTACGCGACCGCCGACGAGGGCACGTGGGGCACGGCGCCCGCGGCCGGCGCCCGTGCCGGTGACGGCTCCGCGCAGACGCAGGCCGGCCTCACCGCCGCGGACGGCGCTCCGGACGGCGCCGACGAGGGCCGTCCGCTGGCCACCTGGCGGCCCCAACGCCCCACCGCCTCCGGCGAGTCGGCCGTCCCGGCGGTTTCCGAGCCGCTGCTGTCCTGCGCGCCGGACGCGGAGGACGAGGAGTGGGACGAGGAGGAGCCCGAGGCGTCGGCGCCCGAGGAGCCCGCCGACGAGGAGGGCGCCACGCGCGGGATCGCCGACCTGCTCGTGCAGGAGGGCGACACCTGGGGCTCGGCGCCCGCCCCCGGCGGCCCGGAGGGGCTGTACTGAGCGGCCCGCGCAGGCCGGCGCCGTCGCGGACGCGGGAGCGAGGACAGGAGAGGGAGCCGTGAGCACACCGTACGACCAGGACATCGAGGAACTCCTCGCGCTGTACCGCAGGCAGCGTGAGGAGGCCGCCGAGACGCGGCGCCGGATCAACGAGGTCACCGGCACGGCGACCGCGCCGCGCCAGGCGGTGAAGGTCACCGTCGGCGCGCAGGGCGACGTGACGGCGATCGAGTTCCCCACCGGCGCCTACCGCCGCATGGCGCCCAAGGAGTTGGCGGACGCGCTGCTCGCGACCATCCGCGAGGCGCGGGCCGAGGCGCTGGAGAAGGTCGCCGAACTCACCTCGCTCGCCCTGCCACCCGGGGTGAAGGTCGCCGACCTGCTGCGCGGCGAGGTCGACCCGGCGGCGATCCTGCCCGACGATCCGGCGATGCCGGACACCGTCCGGGACTACATCGACAACGGACTGCCCGAGGGAGCCGCCCGCCGCACGTGACAACAGGGCTCAGCGGTCCGCAGCCCGGCGCGCGGTCGGCCGCCCGCGCGCACCTCCGCCCCTGGCCCGCCCCCAACCGCCCGCCCGCACCCGCCCGTTCACTTCTCACACCCCGAAGATCCCGCACACCCCAGGGAGTTCCCATGTCAGGCGAGTCGTTCTCGGTCGACACCGACGGTCTCACGGCGCAGATGCCGTACATGCAGGAGCTGGCCCAGCGCTTCGTGAACATCCACGACGAGCTGGAGTCGAAGCTGGGCTCGCTCGGCGAGTGCTGGGGCCGGGACAGGTCGGGCGAGGCGTTCCTGCGGCAGTACGCCAAGCCCAAGGGGCAGATCCTGGACGCCGCGCAGCAGGCCGGCGAGGTGCTGCGCAGCACCGGCGACGGCCTGGAGACCATGGCCAAGGGCTATCAGCGGATCGAGGCGCAGAACGCGGAGTCCGCCAGGAAGCTGGGAACGTCCCTGGAGCCGGGCTCGGTGCCCGGCGGCGAGCACGGCGGCCAGGGCGGCGAGGGCGGCGGCCGGGGGTCCGGCCGCCGGTGAGCGTCAACCTGCCTCCCGAACTCGGCTGGGTCGCCCGCCTCGCCGTCGGCCAGGCGTGGCCGAAGGGCGACGAGGACAAGATGCACAGCCTCGGCCTGGCCTGGGACGAGGCCGCGCAGGCGCTCGCCGCGATCAGCCGGGAGGTCAGCCCCGCCACGCGGGGCGTGCTCAACAGCATCGGCGGGTCGGTCGCGGACGAGTTCGCGTCGTTCGTGAAGCAACTCCAGTCGAACCTGCCGGACATGGCCGAGGCGTCGTCCCAACTGGGCGCGCTGGGCAAGAACACCGGGGCGCAGCTCGAGTACGCGAAGTACATGATCCTGGCCCAACTCGTGTGGCTGGCCTTCGAGATCGCCCAGATGGCGTTCTGGGCGCCGGAGGCCATCCCCGCGCTGATCACCTCCGCGCGGCTGGTCGTGCAGATGCTGCTGCGCCGGCTGCTGACGGCCATCGCCACCGGCGTCGGCATGATGGTCGGGATGGACGCGATCATCCAGAGCATCCAGCTGCTCAAGGGCGACCGCACCCACTGGAGCGTGGAGAACACGGTCTCCGCGATCGAGAGCGGGGCGATCGGCGGCGCCATCGGCGGACTCGCCTTCGGGCTGGGCGGCGCCTTCTTCCCGAAGTTCGGCAACTCGCTGTTCGGCAAGGGCGTCCTCGGCGGGATCTCCGGCGTGGGCAGCACCGCGGCACTCAACGGGCTGTTCAACAGCGGCGAGCCGGAGGACCTCGGGTTCGGCGGCGCGGCCGGCGCGATCGGCGGGATGGCGGGAGGCGGCGGCAGGCGCCGCTTCGGCGGCGGCGACAAGACCAAGGTCGACGACGTCGACTTCCACCTCCCGTCCACCCTGGACCTGCCGAACCTGCACGGCCCCGCCGAGGGCCCCGGCGGCTTCGGCGGCCACGGCGCGGGCTTCGGCTCCGACAAGGGCTTCGATCCCGGCGGCGGCTTCGCCTCCGGCAAGGGCGGCGGTACGGGCACGGGCGGCGGTACGGGCAGGGGCGCGGGCTCCGGCGGCGGCTCGGGGCGCGGCGCGGGGCGCGGCTCGGGGGGTGCGCCGCACGCGACGGGCGGCGGGCCCGTCAGGACCACGGGCGGCGACGGCCACGCGACGGGCACGGCCTCGGCGACACGCCCGCCCGTCGAGTCGGCGGGCGCCCACGGGCCGGTGGCGGAGCAGTCCTTCCGGCCCCCGGCCACCTCCCGCGGAGCCGGCGCTGGCGGCAGTGCGTTCACCCCGCGCGCCGCGCCACCCGCCGCGTTCGCCGAGACCCCGGCGAACGCGGGCGAGGGGCGCGGTGGCGCGCCCGCCGGGCGCCAGGGCGTACCGGCGAGCGGTGAACTGCCGGGCTTCAGCACGGCGTTCCCGTCCACCGCGAACCGGGCGCCGACCGGTACGGGAGCGGCCGGCGGTGACCGGACGCTGCCGTCGACCGCCACCGGCCGCGACACGACGAACACGCACACGGGCGCGGCCGGCGGCCTCGGCTTCTCGCCCGGGACGGACCGGGCGCCCGCGAGCACGGGGGCGACCGCTCCGCGGGCGTCCACCGACGCGCCGCCGGTCCGCGGGTCGGGCGGGACCGGAGCGACGGGCGACGGCGCGTCGCGGTACGCGGCGGCCCCGGGCCCGCAGACGACCCGCACGACGGGCGGCGGACAGGAGCAGACCCCGGCCCAGGTCCGGTCCGCGCCGACCGGCTCCGGCGGCGCGGCACCGGCGGCGCAGCCCGTGCGGGCGGGGTCGGGCCCGACGTCCACCGCGCCGGCGGCCCCCGGCCGGGGAGCGGGCCCGGCCGCGCCGGTCCACTCCACCGCCGGCCACGGCGGCGCCTCGCGCACCTCGCACACCGACCCCGCCGAGGTCGCGCCCCGCGCCCCCCGGCCCCCGACGACGACGGTCACCGACCACAGCGCCGCGGCCCCCGGCCCGAGCACGGGCGGCGGCGCACCCGGACACACCGCCGGCGCCGCGCCCGGCGAGGGGAGCGGCGCCACGACGCAGCCGCACCCGCCCCCGGCGACGACGCCCGAGCCCGTCGCGACGACGCCCGAGCCGCACCGGCCGCCCGAGACGATCGCCGAGACCACCGGACCCGGCGGCTCCCCCCTCACCGCGCCGTCGACGCCCGCCCACAGCCCGGCGGTGTCGACCGCGCCGAGTGGACCGGCCCCGTCCGGCGCCGGCGTCGGACGCGGCGGGACGGGCGGCGACGCACCCGTGCACACGCTGCCGGACGTGCCGACGCGCGCGCCCTCGCCCGAGTCGGCCCTGAGCAACTCGTCGACGCCCGGCGGCAGTTCGGCGCACACGCCGCCCGAGGCGCAGCCGCACGTCCCGGCCGTCACACCCGCGCCGGGCCCGGTCGCGTC from Actinacidiphila sp. DG2A-62 includes:
- a CDS encoding WXG100 family type VII secretion target; its protein translation is MATYTVQMEQVDVIVGEMNAITQRINQALSDLDNQAKINLSEWTSDAQATYAQVKAQWDAAAADMTQKAALATQQLGSINEYYSQGERAGVQLWG
- a CDS encoding WXG100 family type VII secretion target → MGTDYDSNGFKQGDDGAIYGDPTATGSISDYDSWDWKQIEAAIRGMSAGTSDADNLDHAASVASPQSLQDAANVFYHVQVVLSGVAQALHDQAKALAGSDGPWKGDAADAFYDMMDTFSKQVAATSDVLSGGKSADGGTGSGNSVPQQLADNAVNLQNAQNKIGEIDAWYAHQATLMGVTPMSNGLIPVSKKPEIVKMLNHDMRQVLKNLAADYQVTVDSVRPPGSITGPSTTDQPPVDQPPPDDTSGQYQAGDITPADVSPLDYNGGALASRMPDDALSPTEGFDPATYAAANPYSGSLDTNGPGSGLGGDGDVSGLGGLGPDGGLSPFSSTMSPAALDRMLNPDAFSGGTGVDGPGGLGDDSGLGGLGGTDPRSLARTADPAPFAGDTGLGGDGGLGGLPLTTPNAFRGGTGLDGNGLLPESDLAEDPSTWKDGVGAADFPGDTGIGGTSGLADDLGLGDGAGLGGLGDTKGFSPTAFPGSTSTTGAIPGAGDLGLESELPGFTPSAFPGTTGLSANPAGLAGTPGGGMPFMPGMGGAAQSAQGGSERSDASGLLDPTAEPWTGDAATAGEGLLPAGGVPVGGGEGLDLPGYEPSEFPGSAELGAQTGGLAGSPGGGMPFMPGMGGAAQSAQGGSERSDASGLLDPTAEPWTGDAATAGEGLLPAGGVPVGGEGLDLPGYEPSQFPGTAELGAQAGGLAGSSGSGMPFMPGMGGAAQSAPGGSERSDASGLLDPTAEPWTGEGEPAYDGEAAAGTVPGGQGSLDLPGGLPEESEAVAGGGVPGMMMPGAGGLGAGGAGREEGVASDASGLLAPSAEPWTEPAAPDAETPGATPAGAGTDTLSGSVAGAEPGVGTGVAPAVAAAPGASGFDGTGGTGGTDGTDGGFAVPADAEAPAAPAATPFMPMGGMPAAGGSGRGDEDDRGTLVEPTAEEFAEPAAPEALAADALAAGISAPAAAQGPATTGAAAAGQAPAAVPAAPESRLPAHASYEEPAGAEPANDPLVVLRPADDDLSEDDAAAWGVAGASLVPLLWAARPEEEGEITAPGYATADEGTWGTAPAAGARAGDGSAQTQAGLTAADGAPDGADEGRPLATWRPQRPTASGESAVPAVSEPLLSCAPDAEDEEWDEEEPEASAPEEPADEEGATRGIADLLVQEGDTWGSAPAPGGPEGLY
- a CDS encoding YbaB/EbfC family nucleoid-associated protein; this translates as MSTPYDQDIEELLALYRRQREEAAETRRRINEVTGTATAPRQAVKVTVGAQGDVTAIEFPTGAYRRMAPKELADALLATIREARAEALEKVAELTSLALPPGVKVADLLRGEVDPAAILPDDPAMPDTVRDYIDNGLPEGAARRT
- a CDS encoding WXG100 family type VII secretion target, coding for MSGESFSVDTDGLTAQMPYMQELAQRFVNIHDELESKLGSLGECWGRDRSGEAFLRQYAKPKGQILDAAQQAGEVLRSTGDGLETMAKGYQRIEAQNAESARKLGTSLEPGSVPGGEHGGQGGEGGGRGSGRR